The Candidatus Poribacteria bacterium genome contains the following window.
CACCCTCTTGTAACCGATGACCGATAACCGATAACCACTCTCCTGATAACTAAGGATTTCCATATTTTAAAAATCATGACGAACATTACAGCTATCCTTAAAAAGGAATTTAGAAGTTATTTCAATTCGCCCATCGCGTATATTTTCATCACATTTTTCCTCGGCATCTCTGCCTGGCTTTTCTTCAGAGGGTTTTTTCTCGTTAACCAAGCTGAAATGCGCGGTTTTTTCGGGTTAATGCCGTGGATTTTCCTGTTTTTCATCCCCGCTGTTACGATGAAACTCTGGGCTGAAGAAAAGAAACTCGGCACAGTCGAAATCCTGATGACGTTGCCACTTCGAGATTACGAAGTCGTCATCGGGAAATTCTTAGCGAGCTTTGCCCTTCTTACGGTAACAGTGTTACTCTCACTCGTTCTGCCGCTTTCGGTTATGTATTTGGGGAATCCAGATGGTGGGACGCTCATCGGGGGATACATCGGTCTCCTGCTGATGGGTGGGGCATATATATCCGTCGGGCTTTTCGCCTCAACGTTGACTGAAAATCAGATTATTGCGTTTATTTTTGGCATCACTGCCTGTTTTGTGTTGCTGATCATCGGTGAGGACATTGTGCTTTTCAATGCCCCGAATTGGTTGTTCCCGATTTTCAGTTATCTGGGTCTCGGTGCCCATTACAGTAGTATTCTTCGAGGCGTTCTCGATTCCCGAGACATTATCTATTATCTGTCGCTCATCGGTTTTTTTCTCTATTTAAGCACATTGTCGGTTGAAAGCCGCAAATGGCGTTAAGGAAGGAGGAGACTGTTTTGGTGAATAAAAGAATCAAATACGGTGGCAACACCCTCGCTTTTGTCGCAATCATCTTCGGCATCCTCGCGCTGATTAATTTCCTGTCGACGCGTCGCTTCATTCGCGCCGATCTTACCGAGGACAAGCGTTATACTATCTCGACAGCGACTAAGAATGTGATCGACACGTTAGACGATATTGTGACGATCACCGCCTACTTTTCCACGAATCCCGCGGAGGTCGCACAAATCCGTCGCGATGTCAGAGATGTCCTCGATGAATACAACGCGTTCTCCAAGAGACTCCAAATCGATTTCGTGAATCCTGCCGATTTTGACGATGGACAGAAACAGGAACTCCGTTTCAAGGGGATCCCGGAAGTCCAAATCAATGTTGTAAAAAAGGATAAAGCGGAAATTGCGAACGTCTATATGGGCATCTCTATCGGTTATAGCGGGAAAGAGGAGATCCTGCCAGTCGTGCGATCAACCGCTAATTTGGAGTACGAACTGACGTCCACTATTCTCAAAGTTACCACCAAAGAGGCGAAAACGGTAGGGTTTTTGAGCGGACACGGTGAATTTGACATTGATCATCAAAACCATCAACAGTTCCGCCAACTTTTGGATAAAAGTGCCCAAGGACAATATAATCTCACCGCCGTCAGTCTACAAGATGGAAAAGCGATTGATAGTAGCGTTTCGACACTGGTTATCGCGGGTGCCCAACAACCCTTGACGGAACGCGATAAATATGAAATAGATCAGTTCATTATGCGTGGCGGTCGGGTAATCTTTTTAGTCGATCCCATTCAATTACAGCCTGGCACCTTACAAGCTGCTCCATTGAGCACAGGTCTGAATGACCTCTTAGAACACTACGGTGTGAAACTTGGGAACAACCTCTTGCTTGATGCCAGATTCCACGACACTGCGCGGTTCCAACAGGGGTTCATGACAGTTATTCAACCGTATCCCTATTTTGTTAAAATTGTGAAACCGAATTTCTCAACGGAACACAGTATCACCAATCAGTTGGAGGTGTTGACATTACCATGGACGAGTTCTTTAGAGATGGTAACAAAGGAAGGGATCACCGCAACGCCGTTGGCAAAGACAAGTGAAGCAGGGCGGAGTATCCAAGGCTATTACAACCTAATGCCGAACGCTCCGATTCCGCCCAATGCGGAGTCTCAAGTTTATACGGTTGCTGTCGCCTTGGAAGGCAAATTCAAGAGTTTCTATGCCGGTAAAGAAATTCCGCCGGTCCCAACCCAAGATGCCGCGGAATCGGGGTTAGAAACCTCTCCTAAAACTGAGGACAGCGAAACGCCTGTCCCAGGGACAGACACAGCGGGACGAATCACCAAAACTGAGAGTGAACAGACCCAAATTATTGTAGTAGGCACGGCGCAATTTCTCACGCAATTACGTCCCGATGGCGTTAACTTTTTCTTAAACACCGTGGATTGGTTGACCCTTGGTGATGCGCTCATCGGTATCCGTTCACACACCATTACGGATCGACCCTTGCGTGAGGTTTCTGAAATTGAGAAAAACTTTATTAAGTACCTCTGTATTGTGGGGGTTCCCTTGATCGTTATTGTTTTTGGACTCCTTCGATATTTCCTAAAAAGACGAGCAAAACGGTTCGTAGAGACCTACGGGTCTGTATAACTTGCCTTCAGGAGTAATAAATTAAAAAATGAAGACAAAGCAACTCTTTATTTTAGGTGCTATTTTTGTCGTTTTGGCAAGCGTTGTCCTGCTTTTCGAGAACCCCTTTGGGCAGAGCGAATATGAGAAAAAAGTTGAGACAGCGATGCCCCTGTTTCCCAATTTCAATGAGGAACAGGTTGTGAAAATAGAAATCACCGCGACCGGCGAAACCACAACACTTTCAAAACAGAGTGGCAATTGGGTAGTCGCTTCCATGGATAACTATCCTGCGGATAGCGAAGGGGTAACGGAATTACTCGCCAAGGTAGCAGAATTTAAAAATACACAACGCGTCTCCAATAACCCAGAAAAGCAGTCAGAATTTGAGGTAGATAACACGGGTGTCGAAGCAAAATTGATGGATACGAGCGATAAGGTATTGGCGCATCTGTTTGTGGGGAAAACGACCCCGGGGTTCCTGAGCAGTTACGTCCGTCCTGCCGATGCCAACGAGGTCTACGTAGCACAAGGCTATCTCCAATCTGTCTTTGACAAAGGCACACGGACTTGGAAAGATCGGACTATCTTCAATTTTAACAAAGGGATTGTTACACAGTTGAACATCGTTTCACCGGAGGAGACCGTCGAACTGCGTCTCGATGTAGAGGGGGCATGGCAGATGCTCAAGCCTGTAGCCGCTGCTGCGAAAGCAACGGAAATTGACACACTTCTAACAACTTTCAGCGGGTTGGACACAGACGATTTCGCTGCAGCGACGGACGCCCTTGCAGCATACGGTTTGGACACACCACAATCCACTATTTCCGCTGTGCTTAACGATGGCACAATGGCAACCCTACACATTGGGAAAGAGGAAGAGGGTAAACTTTACGTCAAACGCGACGACACGGAGACTGTCTTCAGGCTCTTCAAGGCGAATGTGGATCAGTTAATAAAGAAATCCGAAACGCTCAAAGCTGAAGAAGCCGCTACAGAAGTTGAGACCGAACAGGGGGGTTTACCATGAAGAGATTAGAATTTCTATTTTTGGGAGTAATTACGCTGCTCGCCATAACGCTCACCGGGTGCGAGCCACAAATTTTAGGAACTTTACTACAATCGCAGGAGAGTAGGAAAATCCACGTGACGGGGAATGGTTCAGTTGTTGGTGAACCCGATATAGCAACACTAAATTTAGGCGTATCCGTTGAGAAAAAGACGGTTGCAGAAGCCCGCGAGGCAGCTGCTGTCGCAATGACAGCGGTCCTAGACGCACTGAAAGCCCGCGGCATCGCTGAAAACGATATTCAAACCGAAAGATTTAGCATCTATCCGCAGTATGACTATACGGAGAATGGACGGGTCCTTCGTGGATACAGTGTGAACAACACCGTCAGTGCGAAAGTCCGAGCGTTAGAGACTCTCAGTGGCGTCATTGATGCTGCTGCCGAAGCGGGGGGTGACATTGTTGTTGTAAACTCCGTACAATTTATGATTGAAGACACCACACCCTTGCAGACACAAGCGCGTGGCTTAGCAGTAGAAGATGCAGCGGCAAAAGCGCAAACCTTAGCAGACGCGAGCGGTGTTACGCTCGGAAAACCCATCACGATCACCGAGACCTCGCACGCTGCAAGCCCCCCAATCGCCTTTGCGAGGGAAGCGGCGTTCGCCGAGGAGAGTGCGCTGAGTTCAACCCCTATTGAAGCCGGTGAACTCACCGTCACTGTGAATGTCACGATAGTCTACGAGATTGAGTAGGGAGTTTAAATTGGTAGGTGGGTCTGAAACACAAGGAATTTTCCATTAAAATGGTGTTGGAGAACAAAAATTTCCATCTGTGAAAATAACTCTCCACATTCCATTTCCTGAAAGGCTATTTTCATTTTGTCATGCTGTTGGTTCTGCTCGGTGTCACCATGACATGGAACGGCAAAGTTCAATGTATTGTCCCCAATTTGGGGATACTGATTCGGGTTCAAAATATTTGCGCCTGCCTTAACCTCGGTCATAATGCGGAAACGCATCTTTTTGGTAGGGAGAGTATATTATTCCCTGCTTCTTCCATTTGTGTGCGGGTAGTG
Protein-coding sequences here:
- a CDS encoding ABC transporter permease subunit — translated: MTNITAILKKEFRSYFNSPIAYIFITFFLGISAWLFFRGFFLVNQAEMRGFFGLMPWIFLFFIPAVTMKLWAEEKKLGTVEILMTLPLRDYEVVIGKFLASFALLTVTVLLSLVLPLSVMYLGNPDGGTLIGGYIGLLLMGGAYISVGLFASTLTENQIIAFIFGITACFVLLIIGEDIVLFNAPNWLFPIFSYLGLGAHYSSILRGVLDSRDIIYYLSLIGFFLYLSTLSVESRKWR
- a CDS encoding DUF4340 domain-containing protein — encoded protein: MKTKQLFILGAIFVVLASVVLLFENPFGQSEYEKKVETAMPLFPNFNEEQVVKIEITATGETTTLSKQSGNWVVASMDNYPADSEGVTELLAKVAEFKNTQRVSNNPEKQSEFEVDNTGVEAKLMDTSDKVLAHLFVGKTTPGFLSSYVRPADANEVYVAQGYLQSVFDKGTRTWKDRTIFNFNKGIVTQLNIVSPEETVELRLDVEGAWQMLKPVAAAAKATEIDTLLTTFSGLDTDDFAAATDALAAYGLDTPQSTISAVLNDGTMATLHIGKEEEGKLYVKRDDTETVFRLFKANVDQLIKKSETLKAEEAATEVETEQGGLP
- a CDS encoding DUF541 domain-containing protein, translated to MKRLEFLFLGVITLLAITLTGCEPQILGTLLQSQESRKIHVTGNGSVVGEPDIATLNLGVSVEKKTVAEAREAAAVAMTAVLDALKARGIAENDIQTERFSIYPQYDYTENGRVLRGYSVNNTVSAKVRALETLSGVIDAAAEAGGDIVVVNSVQFMIEDTTPLQTQARGLAVEDAAAKAQTLADASGVTLGKPITITETSHAASPPIAFAREAAFAEESALSSTPIEAGELTVTVNVTIVYEIE